In Kordia antarctica, the following proteins share a genomic window:
- a CDS encoding glycosyltransferase family 4 protein, whose translation MAKKVVIISYYWPPAGGPGVQRWLKFVKYLRDFDIEPILYVPKNPSYPIIDETFSDEIPKDITILKQSIFEPYSIARLFSKKNTKKISRGIIAKEKQTFVEKLLLYIRGNFFIPDARKYWVKPSVKFLKKYLVENDIKTIITTGPPHSLHLIGLNLRKELDIKWLADFRDPWTTIGYHEQLKLTKRSKEKHYQLEADVLQTADQIVTTSFTTREEFLQLTKKPIEVITNGYDVEKHAPTSLDEKFTISHIGSLLSERNPEILWEVLSELLQTETNFATDFQLQFAGVVSERIQRKIQEVGLSNYTTYFGYVSHQKALQLQRASQVLLLIEIDAEKTKGIIAGKLFEYMAAERPILGIGPKDADVAKIIQQTNTGTYFLYSEKAKLKSQILAYYEAYQTKQLHTSAIGLQKYSRKALTEKLAEVLYKLT comes from the coding sequence ATGGCTAAAAAAGTAGTAATTATCTCGTATTATTGGCCGCCTGCTGGTGGACCTGGCGTACAACGTTGGTTGAAATTCGTGAAGTATTTGCGCGATTTTGATATTGAACCAATTTTGTATGTTCCAAAGAATCCGAGTTATCCGATTATTGACGAAACTTTTTCAGACGAAATTCCGAAAGATATAACGATTTTAAAACAGTCAATTTTTGAACCGTATTCTATCGCGAGATTATTCTCTAAGAAAAACACAAAAAAAATTAGCAGAGGAATTATAGCAAAGGAGAAACAGACATTTGTTGAAAAGTTGTTGCTTTATATTAGAGGAAACTTTTTTATTCCTGATGCGCGAAAATATTGGGTAAAACCTTCGGTTAAGTTTCTGAAAAAGTATTTGGTTGAAAATGATATTAAAACTATTATAACAACTGGCCCGCCACATAGTTTACATTTGATCGGACTTAATTTACGAAAGGAATTAGATATTAAATGGCTTGCCGATTTTAGAGATCCTTGGACAACAATTGGGTATCATGAGCAATTGAAATTGACAAAAAGGTCTAAAGAAAAACATTACCAATTAGAGGCTGACGTTTTACAAACAGCAGATCAGATTGTAACGACAAGTTTTACCACACGAGAAGAGTTTTTGCAACTTACTAAAAAGCCAATAGAAGTTATTACCAACGGATATGATGTAGAAAAACATGCGCCAACTTCATTGGACGAAAAGTTTACGATTTCACATATTGGTTCGTTGCTTTCTGAGCGAAATCCTGAGATATTGTGGGAAGTTTTGTCTGAGTTGCTTCAAACAGAAACAAATTTTGCTACTGATTTTCAATTACAGTTTGCAGGCGTTGTTAGTGAGCGGATTCAACGTAAAATCCAAGAAGTCGGATTGAGCAATTATACAACCTATTTTGGTTACGTTTCGCATCAAAAAGCATTGCAATTACAACGCGCTTCGCAAGTTTTGTTGTTAATAGAGATTGATGCCGAAAAGACAAAAGGAATTATTGCAGGGAAATTGTTTGAGTATATGGCGGCAGAACGTCCAATTTTAGGAATCGGTCCAAAAGATGCAGATGTTGCTAAGATTATTCAACAAACCAATACAGGAACTTATTTTTTATATAGTGAAAAGGCGAAACTTAAATCGCAAATTCTGGCGTATTATGAAGCGTATCAAACGAAACAATTGCACACTTCCGCAATTGGACTGCAAAAATATTCGCGCAAAGCGTTAACAGAAAAATTAGCAGAAGTACTTTATAAACTTACTTGA
- a CDS encoding DUF3667 domain-containing protein — translation MNKSTQPIATKKKECSNCKYQLTPYHSFCPNCGQKVDDKLNMRVLFHNTIANYFSVDGRFFKSLIPLLTKPGFLAKQYVSGKRLMYLHPAQFYLFASIVFFFLSSVATRSTLRDFDDSIKKTFGRENAILGEATRVKDSIDNALEAQTASMQGSDSLAVAKVKNVLGTDVKNDSLQKGKNIQASIFGFNFDTKLLDSLEASDATIDEKLKVLGYKETDSWFSKFVGKQIIKFRANKGAGILKAFFDTIPISMFFLIPIFALLLKMLYRKRGRFAHHMVFSFYYFAFMFLISSIIIIANYIVDIPNWIDALLILSTFFYLVISLKRFYEQGYIKTFFKTCILSFVYLIFVIPVTFVILWIVSFFLY, via the coding sequence ATGAATAAGTCAACACAACCAATAGCAACCAAAAAAAAGGAATGTTCCAATTGTAAATATCAATTGACACCTTATCACAGTTTTTGCCCAAATTGCGGACAAAAAGTAGATGATAAGTTGAACATGCGTGTACTATTTCATAATACAATTGCGAATTACTTTTCGGTAGATGGGAGATTTTTCAAAAGTTTAATCCCATTACTAACCAAACCTGGATTTTTAGCAAAACAATACGTAAGTGGAAAACGCTTGATGTATTTGCATCCTGCACAGTTTTATTTATTTGCTTCTATTGTATTCTTCTTTTTGTCTTCTGTGGCAACACGATCTACACTACGTGACTTTGATGATTCAATTAAAAAAACATTTGGGAGAGAAAATGCTATTTTGGGAGAAGCAACTCGTGTAAAAGATTCCATTGACAATGCATTAGAAGCACAAACGGCAAGCATGCAAGGAAGTGATAGTTTGGCAGTTGCGAAAGTAAAAAACGTATTAGGTACCGATGTAAAAAATGATTCTCTTCAAAAAGGGAAAAATATTCAGGCAAGTATATTCGGGTTTAATTTTGATACAAAATTATTAGATTCGCTCGAAGCTTCAGATGCCACCATTGATGAAAAATTGAAAGTTTTAGGTTATAAAGAAACAGATAGTTGGTTTTCAAAATTTGTAGGGAAACAAATTATCAAATTTAGAGCGAACAAAGGTGCTGGAATTTTGAAAGCATTCTTTGATACCATACCGATTTCGATGTTTTTCTTAATTCCAATTTTTGCACTTTTATTAAAAATGCTCTACCGAAAACGCGGACGTTTTGCACATCATATGGTATTTAGTTTCTACTATTTTGCCTTTATGTTTTTGATTTCAAGCATCATTATTATTGCAAATTATATTGTAGATATTCCTAATTGGATTGATGCTTTACTAATACTTTCCACTTTCTTTTACTTGGTTATTAGTTTGAAAAGATTCTACGAGCAAGGATATATTAAAACTTTCTTCAAAACCTGTATACTTTCGTTTGTGTACTTAATTTTTGTAATTCCAGTAACGTTTGTAATATTGTGGATTGTTTCTTTTTTCTTGTATTAA
- the nth gene encoding endonuclease III, protein MTKQEKVQFVIDTLQRIYPEIPVPLDHKDPYTLLIAVLMSAQSTDVRVNKITPLLFAKADNPYDMIKLSVEEIREIIKPVGLSPMKAKGIYGLSHILIDKHDGKVPQNLEDLEELPAVGHKTASVVISQAFGIPAFPVDTHIHRLMYRWNLTNGKNVVQTEKDAKRLFPEEIWNDLHLQIIWYGREYCQARGWNLDNDIITKTIGRKSVLDTYYKNKKTRS, encoded by the coding sequence ATGACCAAACAAGAAAAGGTTCAGTTTGTTATTGATACGCTTCAAAGAATATATCCTGAGATTCCTGTTCCGCTCGATCATAAAGATCCGTATACGTTATTAATTGCCGTTTTAATGTCTGCGCAAAGTACAGATGTGCGCGTGAATAAGATTACACCTTTGTTGTTTGCAAAAGCGGATAATCCGTATGATATGATTAAACTTTCAGTAGAAGAAATCAGAGAAATCATAAAACCAGTAGGTTTATCGCCTATGAAAGCGAAAGGGATTTACGGTTTGTCACACATTCTTATTGACAAGCATGATGGAAAAGTTCCTCAAAATTTAGAAGATTTGGAAGAATTGCCAGCTGTCGGACATAAAACGGCAAGTGTTGTGATAAGTCAAGCATTTGGAATTCCTGCGTTTCCTGTTGATACGCACATTCATAGATTGATGTATCGTTGGAATTTGACCAATGGAAAAAATGTAGTTCAGACAGAAAAAGACGCAAAACGACTGTTTCCAGAGGAAATATGGAACGATTTACATTTGCAAATTATATGGTACGGAAGAGAATATTGCCAAGCACGCGGTTGGAATTTGGACAACGATATTATTACCAAAACTATTGGTAGAAAATCGGTGCTTGATACGTATTATAAAAATAAAAAGACTCGCAGCTAA
- a CDS encoding YfhO family protein codes for MTIDFKKIIPHAVALLLFVVMSLAYFYPVLQGKKIQQTDIVQYAGMAKKQNDFRKVTGEELYWTDNAFGGMPTYLLGARYPHTYVKTLDRTLRFLPRPADYLFLYFLGIYVLLLVMKVNYKLAFLGAIAFGFSTYFIIIIGVGHNAKAHAIAYFPLVLAGILLTFQRKYIWGFLLTAVAMSLEIMTAHPQMTYYLMLLVIVLGIVYFIKSYQEKELPHFYKTVGLLSVAVVLGIGVNGTSLLATKQYADWSMRGQSELSINPDGSQKERKGLSKEYITEYSYGKMETFNLLIPRFMGGAGSEDLGTSSKSYKFLLQRNVPAAQAKDIVSNIPTYWGDQPIVAAPAYVGAVIIFLALLGLFLVRSRAKWWLVGGIIMSLLLSWGKNLSFLTDFMLDYFPLYSKFRAVSSIQVILELCIPILGVLALASLFKKEVKSNIKEKKKALFITTGIISGIILFFIVFKSSLFDFVGLNDAYYEQAVFGPDFMEIIREDRSLIFTQDAIRSLLLILATAGVLFAFIQEKLKENIVILLLVGLLLFDLVSIARHYVSTEGFVSKAQFESPYRTLDVDKQILKDKGHYRVFEPRLRMANSRTAYFHNTLGGYHAAKPRQFQELYDFYLDHGNEKFEVTQRNINAINMLNVKYIIKDQEGEQDQRGAGAIVLTNPYPNGNAWFVDKLNFVATADEEMLSILDLNTKDEVVLRKGQEAAENLKESYGKDSLATIKLISYKPNELKYEAENNEAGFAVFSEIHYPYGWNAYIDGKLVPHYRVNYVLRALEVPSGKHAIDFKFEPTIVSTGIAVSLTSTLILVFLIIGALYFEFKRRREVKA; via the coding sequence GTGACTATAGATTTCAAAAAAATAATTCCTCACGCAGTAGCTTTATTGCTATTTGTAGTGATGTCTTTGGCATATTTCTATCCAGTATTACAAGGAAAAAAAATTCAGCAAACAGATATTGTTCAGTATGCTGGAATGGCAAAAAAGCAAAATGATTTTCGCAAAGTAACTGGAGAAGAATTGTATTGGACAGATAACGCTTTTGGCGGAATGCCTACGTATTTACTTGGAGCACGTTATCCGCATACGTATGTAAAAACCCTTGATCGTACATTGCGTTTTTTACCGCGTCCGGCAGATTATCTATTTCTCTATTTTCTAGGGATTTATGTGTTGTTACTTGTGATGAAAGTCAATTATAAACTAGCCTTTCTCGGCGCCATTGCCTTTGGATTTTCCACCTATTTCATCATAATTATCGGCGTTGGTCACAACGCCAAAGCACATGCAATTGCGTACTTTCCGTTAGTGTTGGCAGGAATTTTGTTAACGTTTCAGCGGAAATATATTTGGGGATTTTTACTCACAGCAGTCGCTATGTCATTGGAAATCATGACTGCGCATCCGCAAATGACCTATTATTTAATGTTATTAGTGATTGTTTTAGGAATCGTATATTTTATTAAATCATATCAAGAAAAAGAATTACCACATTTTTACAAAACCGTAGGATTATTATCAGTAGCAGTAGTTTTGGGAATTGGTGTTAACGGAACAAGTTTGTTAGCAACCAAGCAATACGCCGATTGGAGTATGCGTGGACAAAGTGAATTATCTATCAATCCTGATGGTTCTCAAAAAGAGCGCAAAGGACTTTCCAAAGAATACATTACAGAATACAGTTACGGGAAAATGGAAACCTTCAACTTGCTGATTCCGAGATTTATGGGCGGTGCAGGTTCTGAAGATTTAGGAACAAGTTCTAAATCTTATAAATTTTTATTACAACGAAACGTTCCAGCAGCGCAAGCAAAAGATATTGTTAGTAACATTCCAACATATTGGGGCGATCAACCAATTGTGGCAGCGCCGGCGTATGTTGGAGCCGTGATTATTTTCTTAGCGTTATTAGGATTATTTCTGGTAAGAAGTCGTGCAAAATGGTGGCTTGTTGGCGGAATTATAATGTCATTACTATTGTCTTGGGGAAAAAATTTAAGTTTCTTAACCGACTTTATGCTTGATTATTTTCCGTTGTATAGCAAATTTAGAGCAGTTTCCTCCATACAAGTAATTTTAGAATTATGCATTCCGATTTTAGGTGTGTTGGCACTTGCGAGTTTATTCAAAAAAGAAGTAAAAAGTAATATTAAGGAAAAGAAAAAGGCACTATTTATAACTACAGGAATTATTAGTGGAATTATTTTATTCTTTATTGTGTTTAAATCGTCATTGTTTGATTTTGTTGGTTTGAATGATGCCTATTATGAACAAGCTGTTTTTGGTCCAGATTTCATGGAGATTATTCGTGAAGATCGATCCTTAATATTTACACAAGATGCAATTCGTTCATTACTGTTAATTCTAGCAACAGCAGGCGTTTTGTTTGCGTTCATCCAAGAAAAATTGAAAGAAAATATCGTGATCCTTCTTTTAGTCGGATTGTTATTATTTGACTTGGTCAGTATTGCCAGACATTACGTTTCTACGGAAGGATTTGTATCAAAAGCACAATTTGAAAGTCCATATAGAACCTTAGACGTAGACAAACAAATTTTAAAAGATAAAGGACATTACCGCGTGTTTGAACCAAGATTGCGAATGGCAAATTCGCGTACAGCATATTTTCACAATACACTTGGCGGTTATCATGCGGCAAAACCACGACAGTTTCAAGAACTGTACGATTTCTATTTGGATCATGGAAATGAAAAATTTGAAGTCACACAGCGTAACATCAACGCGATTAATATGTTGAATGTTAAATATATTATTAAAGATCAAGAAGGAGAACAAGATCAACGAGGCGCAGGCGCAATTGTATTGACAAATCCGTATCCGAATGGAAATGCTTGGTTTGTAGATAAGTTGAATTTTGTAGCTACCGCTGATGAAGAAATGTTGTCTATTCTTGATTTGAATACAAAAGATGAAGTTGTGCTTAGAAAAGGGCAAGAAGCCGCAGAAAATTTAAAAGAATCTTACGGAAAAGATTCATTAGCAACGATAAAACTGATTTCATACAAACCTAACGAACTCAAATACGAAGCAGAAAACAATGAAGCTGGTTTTGCAGTATTCTCTGAAATTCATTATCCATATGGTTGGAACGCATATATTGATGGAAAATTAGTGCCACATTATCGTGTGAATTATGTGTTGCGAGCGTTAGAAGTTCCTTCAGGAAAACATGCAATTGATTTCAAATTTGAACCAACAATTGTTTCCACAGGAATTGCAGTTTCTTTAACAAGTACTTTAATTTTAGTGTTTTTAATTATTGGAGCTTTGTATTTTGAATTTAAGCGTAGGAGAGAAGTAAAGGCGTAA
- a CDS encoding RNA polymerase sigma factor encodes MKQILQDSVLVSNYIKGDECALGTLIERHKQRIYSFIYSKILDRDLTEDIFQDTFIKVIKTLKKGNYNEEGKFLPWVMRISHNLVIDHFRKNNRMPKYDNKGDFNIFSVLSDTDLNAENRIIKTQVETDVRRLVDELPNDQKEVLLMRMYQELSFKEISEKTGVSINTALGRMRYALINLRKVIEKHNIVLTN; translated from the coding sequence ATGAAACAGATCCTGCAAGATTCAGTATTGGTATCTAATTACATTAAAGGCGACGAATGCGCATTAGGAACGCTAATCGAACGTCACAAACAACGAATATATAGCTTTATATATTCCAAAATATTAGATAGAGACCTCACAGAAGACATTTTCCAAGACACTTTTATTAAGGTCATTAAGACTTTAAAGAAAGGAAACTATAATGAAGAAGGAAAGTTTTTACCTTGGGTAATGCGTATTTCGCATAACCTTGTTATTGACCACTTTAGAAAGAATAATAGAATGCCTAAGTATGATAATAAAGGTGATTTTAATATTTTCTCTGTGTTGAGTGATACTGATTTGAATGCCGAAAATAGAATTATAAAAACGCAGGTGGAAACTGATGTTCGTCGCTTGGTTGACGAATTGCCAAACGATCAAAAAGAAGTATTGTTAATGCGTATGTATCAAGAATTGAGTTTCAAAGAAATCTCAGAGAAAACTGGCGTTAGCATCAATACTGCTTTGGGAAGAATGCGTTATGCATTGATCAATTTGAGAAAAGTAATCGAGAAACACAACATAGTTTTAACAAACTAA
- a CDS encoding transporter: MKTKSFFAVLGFLFLSTAAFAQYTDVINSNRPGASISAFAVGKNVIQFEGGIFVEQQDHKKLNTEVRAFGLNFALRYGLFKEQLEISWEGAYQFDTFTNGATNPALEFNRNGFLTHTIGAKYMLYDPYLKSSLEKPNLLSWRANNSFRWKDLIPAIGIYAGANFIFTDNPYFAATEPAVSPKVTLATQSHFAGRWVFVSNITYDRITSDTKELSYILTLTHAFDNPKWSAFFEHQGIDSDRYADALFRAGGAYLLGDDFQVDGHIGASIKNTPTRLFAAIGVSYRFDDWHVDQLIPIDEQDPKGEDPKKKELEKFEDDGDDDDNDN, encoded by the coding sequence ATGAAAACAAAATCCTTCTTTGCAGTTCTTGGTTTTTTATTTTTATCCACTGCTGCTTTTGCGCAGTATACAGATGTTATTAATTCTAACCGTCCTGGCGCTTCTATTAGTGCTTTTGCTGTTGGAAAAAATGTAATTCAGTTTGAAGGTGGAATTTTTGTAGAACAACAAGATCACAAAAAATTGAATACAGAAGTACGCGCTTTTGGGCTTAATTTCGCGTTGCGTTATGGTTTATTTAAAGAACAATTGGAAATCAGTTGGGAAGGCGCATATCAGTTTGACACCTTTACAAATGGTGCAACAAATCCAGCATTAGAATTTAACAGAAATGGTTTTTTAACACATACTATTGGCGCAAAATATATGTTGTATGATCCATATCTTAAATCATCTCTAGAAAAGCCAAATTTATTAAGTTGGAGAGCAAATAATTCATTTCGTTGGAAAGATTTAATTCCTGCAATTGGTATCTATGCAGGTGCAAATTTTATATTTACGGACAATCCATACTTCGCTGCTACAGAACCTGCTGTAAGTCCTAAAGTTACATTGGCAACACAAAGTCACTTTGCAGGTCGCTGGGTTTTTGTTTCAAACATTACCTATGACCGGATTACTTCTGACACAAAAGAATTAAGCTATATCCTAACGCTTACACATGCGTTTGACAATCCAAAATGGTCTGCATTTTTTGAGCATCAAGGAATTGACAGTGATCGCTATGCAGATGCTTTATTTAGAGCTGGTGGCGCATATTTATTAGGTGACGACTTTCAGGTAGATGGACATATTGGCGCAAGTATAAAAAATACGCCAACACGTTTATTTGCCGCTATTGGAGTTTCGTATCGATTTGACGATTGGCATGTTGACCAATTGATTCCTATTGATGAACAAGATCCAAAAGGCGAAGATCCAAAGAAGAAAGAGTTAGAGAAGTTTGAAGATGATGGCGATGATGATGACAACGATAATTAA
- a CDS encoding DUF4834 family protein, producing MGVLRTIAIIILVIYALRVLARLFAPLMIRYVAKKAEKKFSDQFRRHAESQERSKEGETVIDKAPKTKPSKDVGDYIDFEEVD from the coding sequence ATGGGAGTACTTAGAACAATAGCAATAATAATTCTCGTCATATACGCGTTACGAGTTTTGGCTAGATTATTTGCACCATTAATGATACGATACGTAGCAAAGAAAGCCGAAAAGAAATTTTCAGATCAATTTAGACGACATGCAGAAAGTCAAGAACGTTCCAAAGAAGGCGAAACAGTAATTGACAAAGCACCAAAAACAAAGCCTTCTAAAGATGTAGGAGATTATATTGATTTTGAAGAAGTTGATTAA
- the uvrA gene encoding excinuclease ABC subunit UvrA, producing MTQDLSTVNPKENIIIKGAKLHNLKNIDVVIPRNKLVVITGLSGSGKSSLAFDTLYAEGQRRYVESLSSYARQFLGRLHKPKVDYIKGIAPAIAIEQKVNSTNPRSSVGTTTEIYDYLKLLFARIGKTISPISGKEVKKHTVSDVINYIKTFDERSKLLLLAPVTVPNERSAFHTIKVLAQQGYARIKKNNEVLRIDEINEDFTEDFSLVIDRIVVSHDEDFYNRLADAIQTAFFEGKGECYIETVSDQKSTHFSNNFELDGMKFLEPNVHLFSFNNPYGACPKCEGYGDVIGIDADLVVPNTGLSVYENAIFPWRGESMSYYRNELVNNAYHFDFPIHKPWFELTEAQKKLVWDGNKYFEGLHQFFSFLEEKSYKIQNRVMLSRYRGKTKCANCEGKRLREEANYVKIGGKTITDLVILPLDELIVFFDKLKLGENDQNIAKRLLKEIKNRLAYLTNVGLNYLTLNRKSNSLSGGESQRINLATSLGSSLVGSMYILDEPSIGLHPKDSERLIEVLLSLRDLGNTVIVVEHDEDIMRAADEIIDIGPEAGTHGGHVVAHGDYETILKANSLTAKYLNQSIKIEVPEKRRTSTQFIKVVGARENNLQNIDVTFPLNMLTVVTGVSGSGKSSLVKKILYPSMLKETGGYGEKAGQFTKLDGKYSDVKHIEFVDQNPIGRSSRSNPVTYIKAYDDIRALYASQKLSGIRGYKTKHFSFNVDGGRCETCKGEGQVTIEMQFMADVHLECETCGGKRFKKEVLEVAFEGKNIDDILTMTIDDAMDFFTKHDQKKIRRKLKPLQDVGLGYVTLGQSSSTLSGGEAQRIKLASFLVKGTTKEKALFIFDEPTTGLHFHDIKKLLKSFDALIEKGHSIIVVEHNIELIKCADYIIDLGPGGGKNGGMLVASGTPEEVVKNKKSFTGKYLKEKL from the coding sequence ATGACACAAGATCTTTCAACTGTAAATCCAAAAGAAAATATAATCATTAAAGGTGCAAAACTGCACAACCTCAAAAATATTGATGTGGTAATTCCGCGGAATAAATTGGTTGTGATTACAGGACTTTCGGGTTCTGGAAAATCAAGTTTAGCATTTGATACCTTATATGCCGAAGGGCAACGTAGATATGTAGAAAGTTTATCATCGTATGCGCGACAGTTTTTGGGACGTTTGCACAAACCAAAAGTAGATTATATCAAAGGAATTGCGCCTGCAATTGCCATTGAACAAAAAGTAAACTCCACCAATCCGCGCTCATCGGTTGGAACAACGACGGAGATTTATGATTATTTGAAACTGCTTTTTGCACGAATTGGAAAAACCATCTCTCCTATTTCTGGGAAAGAAGTTAAAAAACATACAGTTTCTGATGTTATCAATTATATAAAAACATTTGACGAACGTAGCAAATTGTTATTATTAGCGCCTGTTACAGTTCCGAATGAACGGAGCGCATTTCACACCATAAAAGTATTGGCGCAACAAGGATATGCGCGAATTAAAAAGAATAATGAGGTTTTACGTATTGATGAAATTAATGAAGATTTTACAGAAGATTTCTCGTTAGTTATTGATCGTATTGTGGTTTCGCATGATGAAGATTTTTACAATCGATTGGCAGATGCTATACAAACCGCTTTTTTTGAAGGAAAAGGCGAATGTTATATTGAAACCGTAAGCGATCAAAAAAGTACGCATTTTAGTAATAATTTTGAGTTGGACGGAATGAAATTCCTCGAACCAAATGTACATTTATTCAGTTTCAACAATCCATATGGCGCGTGTCCAAAATGTGAAGGTTACGGCGATGTTATCGGAATTGACGCTGATTTAGTCGTTCCAAATACTGGACTTTCGGTATATGAAAACGCTATTTTCCCTTGGCGCGGCGAAAGTATGAGTTATTACAGAAATGAATTGGTAAACAATGCATATCATTTTGACTTTCCAATTCATAAGCCTTGGTTTGAATTAACGGAAGCGCAAAAGAAACTCGTTTGGGACGGAAATAAATACTTTGAAGGATTGCATCAATTCTTTTCATTTTTAGAAGAGAAAAGTTATAAAATACAAAATCGTGTCATGTTATCGCGGTACCGCGGAAAAACTAAATGTGCAAACTGCGAAGGAAAACGACTCCGTGAAGAAGCAAATTATGTGAAAATTGGCGGAAAAACGATCACAGATTTAGTGATATTGCCATTGGATGAATTAATTGTTTTCTTTGATAAATTAAAACTTGGTGAAAATGATCAAAATATCGCAAAGCGTTTATTAAAAGAAATTAAAAATCGTTTGGCATATTTAACGAATGTTGGGTTAAACTATTTAACGTTGAATCGGAAGTCGAATTCACTTTCTGGTGGAGAATCGCAACGAATCAACTTAGCAACTTCGCTTGGAAGTAGTTTAGTCGGTTCTATGTACATTTTAGATGAACCAAGTATTGGATTGCACCCAAAAGATAGCGAACGTTTAATAGAAGTATTACTATCACTGCGCGATTTAGGAAATACCGTAATTGTTGTTGAACACGATGAAGATATTATGCGCGCTGCGGATGAAATTATTGATATTGGACCAGAAGCTGGAACGCATGGCGGACATGTAGTTGCACATGGCGATTATGAAACGATTTTAAAAGCAAATTCGCTCACCGCAAAATACCTCAACCAAAGTATAAAAATAGAAGTTCCTGAGAAACGTAGAACTTCCACTCAATTTATAAAAGTTGTTGGCGCACGCGAGAACAATCTTCAAAATATAGATGTTACCTTTCCATTAAACATGTTAACCGTAGTTACTGGCGTTTCTGGAAGCGGAAAAAGTTCGTTGGTGAAAAAGATTTTGTATCCTTCTATGTTGAAAGAAACTGGCGGATATGGCGAAAAAGCAGGTCAATTTACCAAATTAGATGGAAAATATAGTGACGTAAAACATATTGAATTTGTAGATCAGAATCCTATTGGACGTTCTTCGAGATCAAATCCTGTAACATATATCAAAGCCTATGACGATATTAGAGCGTTGTATGCAAGTCAGAAATTATCAGGCATTAGAGGTTATAAAACAAAGCATTTTTCTTTTAATGTTGATGGCGGACGATGTGAAACTTGTAAAGGTGAAGGACAAGTGACGATTGAAATGCAATTTATGGCAGATGTGCATTTGGAATGTGAAACTTGTGGCGGAAAACGTTTCAAAAAAGAAGTGTTGGAAGTTGCCTTTGAAGGAAAAAATATTGATGATATTTTAACGATGACAATTGATGACGCAATGGATTTCTTCACAAAACACGATCAAAAGAAGATTCGCAGAAAATTAAAACCGTTGCAAGATGTTGGTTTGGGTTATGTTACCTTAGGACAAAGTTCGTCTACACTTTCTGGTGGAGAAGCGCAACGTATAAAACTTGCCTCTTTCTTGGTAAAAGGAACAACGAAAGAGAAAGCGTTGTTTATTTTTGATGAACCAACAACAGGTTTACACTTTCATGATATTAAAAAATTATTAAAATCGTTTGATGCTTTAATTGAAAAAGGACATTCTATTATTGTGGTAGAACACAATATTGAATTGATTAAATGTGCCGATTATATTATTGATTTAGGTCCTGGTGGTGGAAAAAATGGTGGAATGTTAGTCGCTTCAGGAACTCCAGAAGAAGTTGTGAAAAACAAGAAGTCATTTACTGGAAAGTATTTAAAAGAGAAATTGTAA